A DNA window from Phragmites australis chromosome 11, lpPhrAust1.1, whole genome shotgun sequence contains the following coding sequences:
- the LOC133883883 gene encoding G-type lectin S-receptor-like serine/threonine-protein kinase At2g19130 encodes MTRSLVLPCLPRPSAVSCCCLHMHALQLAASTSFFNTYPLLPSPIRRAGHHTSVHCIHPPSVSLSSPIQAFYFPAMPPPLQILLLGVLLLSFLNTPSCSAAANGDTLTTGQALAVGDKLVSRNGKFALGFFQPEPPGNISKSTANTTTISPGWYLGIWFNKIPVFTTVWVANREEPIAEPELKLAQLKISRDGNLAIILNNGSTESIIWSTHIIVNRTTQTSTNTTSSVLRNNGNLALTGESPSSNVMLWQSFDYPTDVGLPGAKLGWNKVTGLNRQYISKKSLIDLGLGSYSFELDANGVVLLNHHYPPSVVYWTWPAGQLSYKLIPVLKALLDLDPRTKGLFIPAYVENNEEEYFMYTSLDESSSSFISIDISGQIKLNLWSQARQSWEIIYSEPDVPCPVFATCGPFTVCNDNSSPFCDCMESFSRMSPRDWELGDRTEGCFRNTPLDCIASKKNTSSTDIFHPIARVTLPRDPQIIEGATIQSTCAEVCLNDCSCTAYSYNNNSRCSVWHGELLNVNQNDGHEIISEDVLYLRLAAKDLQSSRKGKRKPIVGVVTAASIVGFGLLMLMLLLLMVWRNKFKWCGAPLHDSQGSGGGIIAFRYTTLDHATKNFSKILGAGGFGSVFKGVLRDSTAIAVKRLDDARQGEKQFRAEVSSIGLIQHINLVKLIGFCCEGDKRLLVYEHMLNGSLDAHLFQGNATNLNWSTRYQIAVGVARGLSYLHQSCRECIIHCDIKPQNILLDASFVPKIADFGMAAFIGRDFSRVLTTFRGTVGYLAPEWLSGVAITPKVDVYSFGMVLLEIISGRRNSLEVYTSSNYHGSYFPVQAINKLHEGDVLSLVDPQLHGDFILEEAERVCKVACWCIQDSEFDRPTMGEVVRGLEGLQELDMPPIPRLLAAITECSDVASM; translated from the coding sequence ATGACCCGCAGCCTCGTGTTGCCGTGTCTTCCCCGTCCGTCAGCAGTCTCGTGTTGCTGCCTGCACATGCATGCACTCCAACTTGCAGCATCTACCTCTTTCTTTAATACAtaccctcttcttccttctccaatTCGAAGAGCAGGACACCACACATCTGTGCACTGCATCCATCCACCATCAGTATCCCTCTCTTCTCCAATTCAGGCATTCTATTTTCCGGCCATGCCTCCTCCCCTCCAGATATTACTACTCGGTGTGCTTCTCCTCTCTTTCCTGAACACTCCTTCATGTTCCGCTGCTGCAAACGGTGACACTCTCACGACAGGCCAAGCGCTCGCCGTCGGTGACAAGCTCGTCTCAAGGAACGGCAAGTTCGCGCTCGGCTTCTTCCAACCAGAGCCACCAGGCAACATCAGTAAGTCCActgccaacaccaccaccatctctcccGGCTGGTACCTTGGCATATGGTTCAATAAGATCCCTGTTTTTACTACTGTCTGGGTTGCCAATAGGGAGGAGCCCATCGCTGAGCCCGAGCTCAAGCTAGCACAGCTCAAAATCTCAAGAGATGGCAATCTTGCCATCATCTTAAACAATGGCAGTACTGAATCCATAATCTGGTCCACTCACATTATTGTCAATAGGACGACACAAACTAGCACAAACACGACTAGTTCTGTGCTCAGGAACAATGGAAACCTAGCCCTTACAGGAGAAAGCCCGTCTAGTAATGTTATGTTGTGGCAGAGCTTTGACTACCCTACAGATGTTGGTCTTCCGGGCGCCAAGTTAGGCTGGAATAAGGTCACTGGTTTGAATCGTCAGTACATCTCAAAGAAGAGCCTGATTGATCTGGGTCTTGGCTCATACAGCTTTGAACTAGACGCCAATGGGGTGGTGCTCCTCAATCACCACTACCCCCCCTCTGTAGTGTATTGGACTTGGCCAGCCGGACAATTGTCATATAAACTTATACCAGTACTCAAGGCTCTGCTAGACTTGGATCCACGGACCAAAGGTTTGTTTATCCCCGCATATGTCGAGAACAATGAAGAGGAGTATTTCATGTACACCTCATTGGATGAATCATCGTCCTCATTCATCTCCATAGACATCTCTGGTCAGATCAAGTTGAATCTTTGGTCACAAGCCAGACAGTCTTGGGAAATCATATATTCTGAACCTGATGTTCCCTGCCCTGTGTTTGCTACCTGTGGTCCCTTCACAGTTTGCAACGACAATTCAAGTCCATTCTGTGACTGTATGGAGAGCTTCTCTCGGATGTCACCTCGAGATTGGGAGCTGGGTGACCGAACTGAAGGGTGCTTCAGAAATACTCCATTAGATTGCATAGCTAGTAAGAAAAACACAAGTTCAACAGACATATTCCACCCCATAGCTCGTGTCACATTGCCCCGTGACCCCCAAATCATAGAAGGTGCTACCATTCAGAGCACATGTGCAGAAGTGTGTCTCAATGACTGCTCCTGCACTGCTTATTCCTATAATAACAATAGCAGATGCTCAGTCTGGCATGGGGAATTGCTTAATGTAAACCAGAATGATGGCCATGAAATTATTTCTGAAGATGTTCTTTACCTTCGCCTTGCCGCCAAAGATTTGCAAAGCTCGAGAAAAGGCAAAAGAAAACCGATCGTTGGAGTTGTCACTGCTGCAAGCATTGTTGGTTTTGGGTTACTAATGCTCATGCTGTTGTTGTTAATGGTTTGGAGGAACAAATTCAAGTGGTGTGGCGCGCCATTACACGACAGTCAAGGTAGTGGTGGTGGAATTATAGCCTTTAGATACACTACTTTAGACCATGCTACTAAAAATTTCTCGAAAATACTGGGAGCCGGTGGTTTTGGTTCTGTATTCAAGGGAGTGTTAAGGGACTCGACTGCTATAGCAGTGAAAAGGCTTGATGATGCCCGTCAGGGAGAGAAGCAATTCAGGGCTGAGGTGAGCTCAATTGGATTGATCCAACATATCAACCTAGTCAAATTGATTGGCTTCTGCTGTGAAGGTGACAAGAGGCTACTTGTATATGAACACATGTTAAATGGGTCTCTTGATGCCCATCTATTTCAGGGCAATGCTACTAACCTAAATTGGAGCACTAGGTATCAAATAGCCGTAGGAGTTGCTAGAGGATTGTCCTACTTGCATCAGAGTTGCCGCGAATGCATCATACACTGTGATATTAAGCCACAAAACATACTTCTCGATGCATCATTTGTTCCTAAGATTGCAGACTTTGGAATGGCAGCGTTTATAGGAAGGGACTTTAGCCGAGTTCTAACAACGTTTAGAGGAACTGTAGGGTATCTTGCCCCAGAGTGGCTTAGTGGAGTTGCTATTACACCAAAAGTTGACGTTTATAGCTTTGGTATGGTACTGTTAGAGATCATATCAGGAAGGAGGAATTCACTTGAAGTATACACTAGCAGCAATTATCATGGTTCCTATTTCCCTGTGCAAGCCATCAACAAGCTTCATGAGGGAGATGTGCTTAGTTTGGTGGATCCACAATTGCATGGTGACTTCATTTTGGAAGAGGCTGAAAGGGTTTGCAAAGTTGCATGTTGGTGCATTCAAGATAGTGAGTTTGATAGGCCGACAATGGGTGAAGTGGTCCGGGGTCTTGAGGGTCTACAGGAGCTTGATATGCCCCCAATTCCAAGACTACTTGCAGCTATAACAGAATGCTCTGATGTGGCTTCAATGTAA
- the LOC133885081 gene encoding 14 kDa proline-rich protein DC2.15-like, translating into MILAHNPQVQLHLALSLPHATPYLFPRHPTLSLPVRLLPIARRQPAPHAPPHRPPPLPRPHRRTPASSPPSDTGLLPTVLLLAVSLVLAAVTSVTYCLPPPIPEPLTPKPFGGHDPCCSLLDGLVDLEAAICLCTAIKANNLGINLNCA; encoded by the coding sequence ATGATTTTGGCTCACAACCCTCAAGTTCAGCTTCACTtggccttatctcttccccacGCCAcgccttatctcttccccagGCATccaaccttatctcttcccgtGCGCCTCCTTCCCATCGCCAGGCGCCAGCCTGCTCCCCACGCCCCtccccaccggcctcctcccctaCCTCGTCCCCACCGCCGAacgccggcctcctccccaccaTCGGACACCGGCCTCCTTCCCACGGTACTCCTCCTAGCTGTCAGCCTGGTCCTTGCCGCCGTGACGAGCGTGACCTACTGCCTGCCACCACCGATTCCGGAGCCGCTGACACCAAAGCCATTCGGCGGCCACGACCCATGCTGCTCACTGTTGGACGGTCTTGTTGACCTGGAGGCTGCCATCTGCCTCTGCACTGCCATCAAGGCCAACAACCTCGGCATCAACCTCAACTGCGCATAG